One genomic window of Paenibacillus xylanilyticus includes the following:
- a CDS encoding SMP-30/gluconolactonase/LRE family protein codes for MVRRRQIIKGCDCLSKLNIAVHTPARLGEGPCWDAEHNRLLWVDIESYKVHVYDPQTGQDQAYDVGEHVGAVVPYRGDEVVVALRSGFHTYHLSTGELKAIEDPESDKATNRFNDGKCDSFGRFWAGTMSLHDESKAGSLYCLEEGKPVRTMVRDVSTSNGLGWSPDDQVMYYIDTPTRSIDRFDFDLAAGEITNRTSVISVPEDFGFPDGMTVDSEGMLWVAHWGGARVTRWNPNNGELLEQIEVPADQVTSCCFGGPDLEDLYITTARIGISEERLVETPDAGSVFVIRPGVKGQKTHAYGRVHLAD; via the coding sequence ATGGTCAGGCGGCGCCAAATCATAAAAGGATGTGATTGCTTGAGCAAGCTCAACATTGCAGTACATACCCCGGCACGGCTGGGGGAAGGTCCATGCTGGGATGCAGAACACAATCGTTTATTATGGGTGGATATCGAAAGTTACAAGGTACATGTCTATGATCCTCAAACAGGCCAGGATCAAGCTTACGACGTAGGTGAACATGTGGGAGCTGTTGTTCCCTATCGCGGCGATGAGGTTGTTGTGGCACTCCGAAGCGGGTTCCATACCTACCATCTGAGCACGGGAGAATTGAAGGCAATCGAGGATCCCGAGAGCGATAAAGCCACCAATCGATTCAATGATGGGAAGTGTGATTCCTTTGGTCGGTTCTGGGCGGGAACTATGAGTTTGCATGATGAAAGTAAAGCAGGCTCATTGTATTGTCTCGAGGAAGGCAAACCGGTTCGAACCATGGTCCGAGATGTGTCTACCTCCAATGGACTTGGCTGGAGCCCGGATGATCAAGTGATGTACTATATCGATACCCCTACACGTTCCATTGACCGATTTGATTTTGATCTCGCAGCAGGTGAAATTACGAATCGGACGAGTGTTATTTCGGTACCGGAGGACTTTGGTTTTCCAGACGGAATGACGGTGGATAGCGAGGGCATGCTGTGGGTTGCTCATTGGGGCGGCGCAAGAGTGACGCGGTGGAACCCGAACAACGGAGAATTGCTGGAGCAGATTGAAGTGCCTGCAGACCAGGTAACCTCCTGTTGTTTTGGCGGGCCTGACTTGGAGGATCTCTATATCACAACCGCGCGAATAGGCATTAGTGAGGAACGTTTGGTGGAGACGCCAGATGCGGGTTCTGTCTTTGTGATTAGGCCCGGTGTTAAAGGGCAGAAGACCCATGCGTATGGCCGTGTGCATCTGGCCGATTAA
- a CDS encoding response regulator transcription factor has protein sequence MNRLCKVLIVDDEFLVRQGIKHHMNWESEGFKIVGEASNGEEGLEQVRLLKPDIVITDIVMPIMDGEAFVRTLKASQPQIEVIVLSSFSEFEYVRSTLQHGAADYILKPKLDTDELLQVLQRTAGKIPELQYEPSNEGWKLGQFMEKMLSGFALEDEKDMAMVRDTFPHHCFRLLVSGKHSHLNQRDTESKLLNYLADVEYAMVPVESEMPIFLLNVDPAKEDWMVGRIKEMAIENGAGIKGPSWVLSDSFTSFDQMGEVYRNQLIKLMEYRFYYEDRSILVFSELPPLHTAGYQFNVNMFLQHVKRNRTESAREYLKEHALTLGRDYIADVFEIKSFLGNLIFNVTITLADMDVQSSALEESKYTYFKNVDGASSLNEAMQVLDQFMLEVEECTAGDGGKRSDPNMKMLLEYMHEHFDQPLGLAEVAKHFHFNPSYLSSYFSSHKKEGFNEYLNKIRIEKAEELLRSDDVTISEISSMVGYSDHSYFCKVFKKFTGLSPSRYRRKFWA, from the coding sequence ATGAACCGGTTGTGCAAGGTGCTGATTGTTGACGATGAGTTTCTGGTACGCCAGGGGATCAAGCATCATATGAATTGGGAATCGGAAGGATTCAAGATTGTCGGAGAAGCGTCCAATGGCGAAGAAGGCCTGGAACAGGTGCGTTTGCTGAAGCCTGACATCGTCATAACCGACATTGTGATGCCCATCATGGACGGTGAAGCGTTTGTACGAACGCTTAAAGCGAGCCAGCCGCAGATTGAAGTCATTGTGCTCAGCAGCTTCAGTGAATTCGAATATGTGCGTTCAACGCTTCAGCATGGAGCTGCAGATTACATTTTGAAACCGAAGCTGGACACCGACGAGCTGCTGCAGGTACTTCAGCGAACGGCCGGAAAAATTCCCGAACTGCAGTATGAGCCCTCAAATGAAGGGTGGAAGCTGGGACAGTTCATGGAGAAGATGCTGTCCGGTTTTGCATTGGAAGACGAAAAAGATATGGCTATGGTCAGGGACACGTTTCCACATCATTGTTTTCGCCTCCTTGTTTCGGGGAAGCATTCGCACTTGAATCAGAGGGATACCGAAAGCAAACTGCTGAATTATCTTGCTGATGTGGAATATGCAATGGTACCAGTGGAGAGTGAAATGCCTATATTCCTTCTGAATGTAGACCCTGCCAAAGAGGATTGGATGGTCGGGCGGATCAAAGAGATGGCCATTGAAAATGGAGCAGGCATCAAAGGACCCAGCTGGGTTTTAAGTGACAGCTTTACATCTTTTGACCAGATGGGTGAAGTGTACCGGAATCAACTCATTAAACTCATGGAATATCGTTTTTATTATGAGGACCGTTCAATTCTTGTCTTCAGCGAACTTCCACCTCTGCATACGGCAGGTTACCAGTTTAATGTGAATATGTTTTTGCAGCACGTGAAGCGGAATCGTACCGAGTCAGCCAGGGAGTATCTGAAAGAGCATGCCCTTACCCTGGGACGTGATTACATTGCGGATGTGTTCGAGATCAAATCCTTTTTGGGCAATCTGATTTTCAACGTAACGATTACCCTTGCGGATATGGACGTACAATCTTCGGCACTGGAAGAGAGCAAATATACTTATTTCAAAAACGTGGACGGAGCTTCAAGTCTGAATGAAGCCATGCAGGTGCTTGATCAGTTCATGCTTGAAGTGGAAGAATGCACGGCTGGTGATGGAGGAAAACGCAGTGACCCGAATATGAAGATGCTGCTTGAATATATGCATGAGCATTTTGATCAACCACTTGGTCTCGCTGAAGTTGCGAAGCATTTTCATTTTAATCCATCGTATCTATCCAGTTATTTTTCGTCACATAAAAAAGAAGGATTCAACGAATATCTGAACAAAATTCGCATTGAGAAGGCAGAAGAACTCTTGCGATCGGATGATGTTACCATTTCCGAAATCAGCAGCATGGTCGGCTATTCGGATCACAGCTATTTCTGCAAAGTGTTCAAAAAATTTACCGGACTGTCACCAAGCCGATATCGTCGGAAATTCTGGGCATAA
- a CDS encoding ABC transporter substrate-binding protein, translating to MWVLMLVTVLLLSACSSGGGGNTASEGEKASNEITIWAWDPSFNIAALNTAKEAYAKDHPDLKINIVENAQDSIIQKLNTGLNSGTTNGLPNIVLIEDYRAQSFLNAYPDAFKDLSSIINASDFADYKLGPTSFDGKQYGVPFDSGVTGFYYRTDLLEEAGYKAEDLQDITWDDYIQIGKDVKAKTGKDSLTLDPNDLGLIRMMIQSAGKWYSAEDGKTPDLAGNEALKEAFITYKKMMDANIVKLNSDWSQFVSAFNNGDVYSVPTGNWITPSIRQEASQSGKWAVAPLPKMAGQANSVHASNLGGSSFYVMNNVAGADEAADFLSKTFGSDEQLYQDLLNKIGAIGTYKPAAEGEAFEQADDYFGGQKIFADFAKWTQEIPSVNYGVNTYAIEDILVVEMQNFLNGKAIDDVLADAQKQAEAQLN from the coding sequence ATGTGGGTATTGATGCTCGTTACTGTCCTGCTGTTGTCCGCATGTTCTTCCGGAGGAGGAGGCAACACGGCTAGCGAGGGTGAGAAAGCATCCAATGAGATTACGATCTGGGCATGGGACCCATCGTTCAACATTGCTGCATTGAATACAGCAAAAGAAGCTTACGCTAAAGATCATCCTGACCTGAAAATTAACATCGTTGAAAATGCACAAGACTCGATTATTCAAAAGTTGAACACAGGTTTGAACTCTGGCACAACAAATGGTCTTCCAAACATCGTACTGATTGAAGACTACCGTGCACAAAGCTTCCTGAATGCTTATCCTGATGCTTTTAAAGACTTGTCTTCTATCATCAATGCTTCTGATTTTGCTGATTACAAACTGGGGCCGACTTCTTTTGATGGCAAACAATATGGTGTTCCGTTTGACTCCGGTGTAACTGGTTTCTATTACAGGACTGACCTACTGGAAGAGGCTGGATACAAAGCAGAGGACCTTCAAGACATTACTTGGGACGACTACATCCAAATCGGTAAAGATGTGAAAGCGAAAACTGGTAAAGATTCTCTTACGCTTGATCCAAATGACTTAGGTTTAATTCGTATGATGATTCAATCCGCAGGTAAATGGTACTCAGCTGAAGATGGTAAAACACCAGATCTTGCGGGCAATGAAGCTTTAAAAGAAGCGTTTATCACTTACAAAAAAATGATGGATGCCAACATTGTTAAGCTGAACTCTGACTGGAGTCAATTCGTATCTGCATTCAATAACGGTGACGTTTATTCCGTTCCTACAGGTAACTGGATTACACCTTCCATCCGTCAAGAAGCTTCCCAATCAGGTAAATGGGCTGTAGCACCTCTTCCGAAGATGGCTGGTCAGGCAAATTCTGTTCATGCTTCTAACTTAGGTGGTAGCTCATTCTATGTCATGAATAATGTTGCTGGTGCTGATGAAGCTGCTGACTTCTTGAGTAAAACATTTGGTTCTGACGAGCAGTTGTACCAAGATCTTTTGAACAAGATTGGTGCTATTGGTACTTACAAACCAGCTGCAGAAGGTGAAGCGTTTGAACAAGCCGATGACTACTTCGGTGGACAAAAAATCTTTGCTGATTTTGCGAAATGGACTCAAGAAATCCCTAGCGTAAATTACGGTGTTAACACCTATGCAATCGAGGACATTCTGGTTGTTGAAATGCAAAACTTCCTGAACGGCAAAGCGATCGACGACGTTCTGGCTGATGCACAGAAACAAGCTGAAGCTCAATTAAACTAA
- a CDS encoding SGNH/GDSL hydrolase family protein — protein MKLQKNDKLLFIGDSITDCGREHPVGEGSSGLGHGYVAQVYALLRSIYPELMLRIQNVGNSGNTIRDLKQRWDRDVIDLKPDWLTIMIGINDVWRQFDRPLSADSHVFLEEYESTLRELVASVRPNLKGLVLMTPYYLEANPEDPMRATMDIYGEAVRRVANEFDAILVDTQAAFVPFWDHFYTSVLTYDRVHPDATGHMILSKAFLDAIGFEWSGGAKS, from the coding sequence ATGAAATTGCAAAAGAATGACAAGCTGCTCTTTATCGGTGATTCCATCACGGACTGTGGTCGTGAACATCCTGTAGGTGAAGGCAGTTCAGGACTCGGACATGGTTACGTTGCACAGGTATACGCACTTTTGCGTTCCATTTATCCGGAATTGATGCTGCGTATTCAGAATGTGGGTAATAGTGGGAATACCATTCGCGATCTGAAGCAGCGCTGGGACCGTGATGTTATTGATCTGAAGCCCGATTGGTTGACGATCATGATTGGCATCAACGATGTATGGCGTCAGTTCGACCGTCCACTTTCGGCAGATTCGCATGTGTTTTTGGAAGAGTATGAGTCCACTTTGAGAGAACTTGTGGCTTCTGTTCGCCCCAATCTAAAAGGACTTGTCTTGATGACTCCATATTACCTGGAGGCCAATCCAGAAGATCCGATGCGCGCGACGATGGATATCTATGGCGAAGCTGTGCGTAGGGTAGCGAATGAGTTTGATGCCATTTTGGTGGATACACAGGCAGCCTTTGTCCCATTCTGGGATCATTTCTATACGTCAGTTCTGACCTATGACCGTGTTCATCCAGATGCAACAGGCCACATGATTTTGTCCAAAGCATTTTTGGATGCCATCGGTTTTGAATGGTCAGGCGGCGCCAAATCATAA
- a CDS encoding carbohydrate ABC transporter permease encodes MNTGDSLQKKNNLTGWAFISLAVIGIVAFYFYPMLQALLLSFKSGVGANLEFTGLDNYKRLFIDTTFRTAVSNTFLYLIIQVPVMIILGLFISVLLNDSTLRFRSFFRTAIFLPCVTSLVAYSVVFKYLFSADGMVNQFLMNLHVIAEPIQWITDPFWAKITIIIAVTWRWTGYNMIFYLSSLQNIDQSIYEAARIDGANAFTQFFKITVPLLKPIILFTSITSTIGTLQIFDEIMNITKGGPGNATMSISQYIYNLSFKYSPDFGYAATVSYSIVLMIIVLSIIQFKVAGDKNG; translated from the coding sequence ATGAATACAGGAGACAGTCTCCAAAAGAAAAATAATTTGACTGGATGGGCTTTTATTTCGCTCGCTGTCATCGGGATCGTTGCATTCTACTTCTATCCGATGCTGCAGGCACTGCTCTTATCTTTCAAGTCTGGCGTGGGTGCCAATCTTGAATTTACGGGGCTCGATAACTATAAAAGGTTGTTTATTGATACAACATTCCGTACAGCCGTATCCAATACATTTTTGTATCTGATCATTCAAGTCCCTGTCATGATCATTCTCGGATTGTTTATTTCCGTTCTGTTGAATGACAGCACACTGCGCTTCCGCAGCTTTTTCCGTACTGCAATCTTTTTGCCTTGTGTAACCTCACTGGTTGCCTACTCTGTTGTATTCAAGTATTTGTTCTCTGCAGATGGAATGGTCAATCAATTCCTGATGAATCTGCATGTCATTGCTGAACCGATTCAATGGATCACTGACCCGTTCTGGGCTAAAATTACGATCATAATCGCCGTTACTTGGCGTTGGACCGGATATAACATGATTTTCTATCTGTCATCCCTGCAAAATATCGACCAATCGATCTATGAAGCAGCGCGTATTGATGGAGCGAATGCATTTACTCAATTTTTCAAAATTACAGTACCATTGCTTAAACCGATTATTCTGTTCACATCCATTACATCAACGATTGGTACCTTGCAAATCTTTGATGAGATCATGAACATCACCAAGGGTGGACCGGGTAATGCAACGATGTCCATCTCGCAATACATCTATAACCTTTCGTTCAAATATTCACCGGACTTCGGATATGCGGCAACCGTTTCGTATTCCATCGTGCTGATGATTATTGTATTGTCCATCATCCAGTTTAAAGTGGCAGGTGATAAAAATGGCTAA
- a CDS encoding sensor histidine kinase: MKKWMNGLSRLGLFPKLFLVMVISIVLVSVLILWTTVHMSTKLFTETFSITNSKVLSQIKTTFESFNDSIAAVSNNVSQSGAIRGYLSEGEGDSLTMAKSYYNMRESMDRIQSIMESYEVGITISGINGRTYSTDRSHLRMSLEELRELPITIDAVKTPNRLMFDDYQTDTDVGTQQMISATKALADRTQSRIYGTLYVTIKESVFRQFYSSFTSRGNDVVILNENGEIVSSNREEWIGTKQLDLLSYARQMATKSDNNGINARVMEQDSVVLSEYLPFYRFYIINVVDKDQAVGQLLDLKTIALICAAIVAGALVLVFLITNQITKSLRKLVKQMSNITKSDLDNYIPVSGSYESRQLGHAYNYMLDELHDYVDQLVLTQREQRNAELAALQSQINPHFLYNTLASVKVLVQQGNKDRAAETINALIALLQNTISDVSETVTVEQEVENLRNYVFINHVRYGGRIKAAFYVAPDCNHYHVPKLVIQPFIENAFFHAFNRKETGTIHVLVSRAGETLICEIMDNGDGIEGFAMGESLPNPKNNRQLFSGIGIRNVHDRIELLYGAPYGVTIMSTPGEGTRVTVTLPLITS; this comes from the coding sequence ATGAAGAAATGGATGAACGGATTATCACGTCTCGGATTGTTTCCCAAGCTGTTTCTCGTTATGGTGATAAGCATCGTTCTCGTTTCCGTACTTATTTTATGGACTACCGTCCATATGTCGACGAAGCTGTTTACCGAGACATTTAGCATCACCAACTCCAAGGTGCTTAGTCAGATTAAAACCACCTTCGAATCCTTTAATGATTCGATTGCGGCCGTCTCCAACAACGTAAGCCAAAGCGGGGCAATTCGCGGCTATCTGTCGGAGGGAGAGGGGGACTCTCTCACGATGGCCAAGTCCTATTATAATATGAGGGAATCGATGGACCGTATCCAGTCCATTATGGAATCTTATGAGGTCGGCATTACGATCAGCGGCATTAATGGGCGCACCTATTCTACGGATCGGTCCCACCTGAGGATGTCACTGGAGGAGTTAAGAGAACTGCCGATTACGATCGACGCTGTGAAGACACCGAATCGGTTGATGTTTGACGATTACCAAACGGACACCGACGTTGGCACGCAGCAGATGATCTCAGCTACCAAAGCATTGGCGGATCGGACCCAGAGCCGGATTTACGGAACGCTTTATGTAACCATCAAAGAGAGTGTGTTCCGTCAGTTCTACAGCAGTTTCACGAGCAGAGGCAACGATGTGGTCATTCTCAATGAAAACGGGGAAATTGTGTCCTCCAACCGGGAAGAATGGATTGGTACGAAGCAGCTGGATCTTCTATCTTACGCCAGACAAATGGCCACGAAGAGCGATAATAATGGTATAAACGCAAGGGTAATGGAGCAGGACAGCGTAGTTCTGTCCGAATATCTGCCGTTTTACCGTTTCTATATTATTAATGTGGTAGATAAGGATCAGGCTGTGGGACAATTGCTTGATCTCAAAACCATTGCCTTGATTTGTGCCGCCATTGTGGCTGGGGCGCTTGTACTGGTGTTTCTAATCACCAATCAGATTACAAAGTCGCTGCGCAAGCTCGTGAAGCAAATGTCCAATATTACAAAAAGCGATCTCGATAACTACATTCCGGTTAGTGGAAGTTATGAGAGCAGGCAGCTTGGTCATGCGTACAATTACATGCTTGATGAGCTTCATGACTATGTGGATCAGCTCGTATTGACCCAGCGGGAACAGCGCAATGCAGAACTTGCGGCATTACAAAGCCAGATCAATCCTCATTTTCTGTATAATACCTTGGCTTCGGTGAAGGTACTCGTGCAGCAGGGGAACAAGGATCGGGCAGCAGAGACGATTAATGCATTGATTGCCTTACTGCAAAATACGATCAGTGATGTAAGCGAGACGGTCACGGTAGAGCAGGAAGTGGAGAACCTGAGGAACTATGTCTTCATCAATCATGTCCGTTATGGTGGACGAATCAAAGCGGCCTTCTATGTAGCACCCGACTGTAATCACTACCATGTACCCAAACTTGTCATCCAACCGTTTATTGAAAATGCCTTCTTCCACGCCTTTAACCGCAAAGAGACCGGCACCATTCATGTTCTTGTCTCTCGGGCAGGGGAAACGCTCATCTGCGAGATCATGGATAACGGAGATGGTATTGAAGGGTTTGCAATGGGCGAATCATTGCCTAATCCCAAAAATAATCGGCAGCTGTTTAGCGGCATTGGTATTCGTAATGTGCATGACCGGATTGAACTGCTGTATGGTGCCCCTTATGGTGTGACGATTATGAGTACCCCAGGCGAGGGGACTAGAGTGACGGTTACACTTCCGCTCATTACAAGCTGA
- a CDS encoding carbohydrate ABC transporter permease: MAKNKVKRIFTYVFLSLVAFISIFPFFWMLVSSTNASVDVTKGRLLPGSAFMDNFTKLLDTTNLVQALGNSAIVSIISTVLALLIGSMAGYGFEVYRTKSRDIVFNILLLSMMIPFAALMVPLYRMFATISGIAPFMGINTMAAVILPTITTAFLIFFFRQNTKMFPKEMLEAGRIDGLSELGIFLKIYMPTMKTTYAAAAIITFMSSWNNYLWPLVVLQTPDQQTIPLLISNLGSSYSPDYGVIMTAIVIATLPTALVFFIMQKHFVAGMVGSVK; the protein is encoded by the coding sequence ATGGCTAAGAACAAAGTGAAACGCATTTTCACCTATGTATTCCTGTCCCTTGTGGCCTTCATATCGATCTTCCCATTTTTCTGGATGCTCGTCAGCTCCACGAATGCTTCGGTAGATGTCACCAAAGGCAGATTGTTACCCGGCTCGGCTTTCATGGATAACTTCACGAAGCTGCTGGATACGACCAATCTGGTACAGGCACTGGGGAATTCGGCCATTGTATCCATTATTTCCACAGTGCTTGCCCTATTGATTGGTTCCATGGCTGGTTACGGCTTTGAAGTGTACCGGACGAAATCACGTGACATCGTCTTCAACATCCTGCTGCTTTCCATGATGATTCCGTTCGCAGCCTTGATGGTACCGCTCTATCGGATGTTCGCTACCATCTCGGGAATTGCACCGTTTATGGGGATCAATACAATGGCGGCAGTGATACTGCCAACCATCACAACAGCTTTCCTGATCTTCTTCTTCCGTCAGAACACCAAAATGTTCCCGAAAGAGATGCTGGAAGCAGGCCGGATCGATGGTCTTAGCGAACTGGGTATCTTCCTGAAGATCTACATGCCTACAATGAAAACAACATATGCGGCAGCAGCGATCATTACTTTCATGAGCAGCTGGAATAACTACCTGTGGCCACTCGTTGTGCTGCAGACACCAGATCAACAAACGATTCCATTGCTGATCTCTAATCTTGGCTCCAGTTACTCGCCGGATTATGGGGTGATCATGACAGCAATTGTCATCGCCACGCTGCCTACAGCATTAGTGTTCTTCATTATGCAGAAACACTTTGTCGCTGGTATGGTTGGTTCTGTGAAATAA